AGACAGCAGGCGCACAGCTGAAATGCGTCTCCCGGACAGCCAAGGTGACCGCTGAGTGGATTTGTCAGACTAGGGGCACAATGAACAACGGTGGCGGTGTACATGGGAAAAGCGTGGAGGTCCCCCTTTACCCGTGTGTATAGACAGCCGCGTGCCCAGCGCAGCGTGGAATGCAAAGGTCGCTTTCGCATGGCCAGAAGCCAAACAGGGCACCCAGAGCGCACAGAGGGCCGGCTGCAAGCCCCCCGGAGGAGTTGCCCCGCACGGGGCCCACAGCCTTCCTGCCTATGCAACAGACGCGCCCCAGTTTCCTGGTGACCTAGGGGCGGGACCGCCGAAGCCACGCACGCCACCGTCCCTATGATTGGTCCCGAAGGCAGTGAAGCAGCCTGGGCGTGGCTTGGAGCTCCCTCAGCCTCAAAGCCGCAGGCGCACACCTCTCACCACAAAGGCCTCCGAGGCAGCATCGGCATGGCGATAGCCACCGCCGAGGCATCCTGGGTACAGCACCATGCGCATGCGCCCCCTCGACGTTtgggctctgggaggaagggggagcgaGTTGCCAGCCATTGCCCTCAGGGCTCCACTgactgggtctggggaggggggccgtgCTTTCACGTCCCGCTTCGTCGCCGGTAGGAGCCACAGTTGGTGTCTCGGGCCGGGGCCGCATGTTGCGCGACTCGTGTTTCCGAAACACTGGGGACGCCCGGAGGCCCCATGCCGCCTTCGACCGGGAAGGGGGCGGTCGAGAGACGAGGGCCCGTGGGGACACTGGGCGTCCGGCAGCGCCGGAGGTGCCGCAGGCCGAAGGCTTGCAGGCCACAAGCGAACAGCCTGTGCAGGAAGGCCAGGCCCGACCCGAGAGGCAGGTGGGCGGCCCCAGCGAGATATCGGTGCCGCTGGTGCATGACATAATGGCGGTGGAGGCGCTGTGGggcctggtggaggaggaggttgaggtgCCGGCCGCGGAAGAGGACAcgcgtggggaagaggggcatgaccagaggaagaagggggaggaggacgaggagcaggagcaggggaaggacaaggtCCAAGTTCACGAGGAGAAGGACCTGAAGGACGAGGGGGAGCAGCAGgaacagaagagcagaaggaggaggaggaggaagagggggagaggcagcaggagtcAAAGATTAGAAGGAGGACGAGcagcagaagcccaagcagaaggaggaagagcggaaggaggaggagttggcggaaatgaaaggggaggagcaggagcaccAGGGTGTACAAGCGGGCGCGGCCGTGGCGGTGGAGGCATCGGCGGCGgcagtggcaggggaaggggaccaggaggaggagcaggaggaggaagggaaggcgtgGGAGCCATCCAAGGGAGAGCAGAATTGCAaacggaggaggaagaggagcaggagaagggagcgctggaggagcagcagcagggcgaggaggaggaggagggaaaggaggacaaggaggagcgggaggaggaggaggaacagaagccgAGTGAGCAGGAAGGCCGATGGGTGGAAGAAGCCCAGgagctgcaggtgaagcagcaGAAGAAGGAGCGGGTAGAGTCAGGCCTCcgtccttgcccttccccactggaggctctggaggcccTTCAGATAGAGCTACAGCCGGTGAATAAACAAGCCAGCCGGGAGCACGCTCGACTCCAACTCAGGATGTGGCAGAGGCGGCAGCGTCATCTGGAACAGAGAAGTGCCCTTATCCAGGGCATCCGTGGTTTCTGGGCCAAGGCTGTatccttcctgctgctggtggagggtccagagggggctgggcttgcgcaagaggaaggaaagggaggtgacaTTTAGAGGAACCCAGGACAGGGACTGGAGCTAAGCCGCGCTCCAGTGGCCGGGAACGTGCAAACGTGATCCCATCCGGCGGTCCTggctctgcaatgagtgtgggaggagggcagtgccggggtgggggaggcatgtgTGCTTTACGTCGCACCTGGCACGGAAACAgcgctgggagagtggggagtggcggTGGAGGTCCAGGCCAGGACGGGGAAATGACCGAGGGCTTCTTCCCACACAAAGCCGCGTGGGGGCACGTTTCTGGGTCCCGCTAAGCATCTTGCTGCGGGGAAGGCGATGTGAATGCCCACTGGTTGGCGCGAGACCGGATGTGTGCTGTCTGGCTGTGTGGAAGTAAgcgtcc
The sequence above is drawn from the Neofelis nebulosa isolate mNeoNeb1 chromosome Y, mNeoNeb1.pri, whole genome shotgun sequence genome and encodes:
- the LOC131503451 gene encoding testis-specific Y-encoded protein 3-like, with translation MLRDSCFRNTGDARRPHAAFDREGGGRETRARGDTGRPAAPEVPQAEGLQATSEQPVQEGQARPERQVGGPSEISVPLVHDIMAVEALWGLVEEEVEVPAAEEDTRSRSQRLEGGRAAEAQAEGGRAEGGGVGGNERGGAGAPGCTSGRGRGGGGIGGGSGRGRGPGGGAGGGREGVGAIQGRAELQTEEEEEQEKGALEEQQQGEEEEEGKEDKEEREEEEEQKPSEQEGRWVEEAQELQVKQQKKERVESGLRPCPSPLEALEALQIELQPVNKQASREHARLQLRMWQRRQRHLEQRSALIQGIRGFWAKAFVNHPQMSALISKPDESMLRHMTNLKVEEHKFPRECRKILLFFVKNSYFQNEVVTKEYVLGLAGYRASHSSPIQWHPRYRQEAYRRRHDNSSLNFFNWFSDHSFAGSSRIAEIIIEDLWPNPLPYLKMKEAPGERTERERGICTILRRV